One Euphorbia lathyris chromosome 1, ddEupLath1.1, whole genome shotgun sequence DNA segment encodes these proteins:
- the LOC136204200 gene encoding probable methyltransferase TCM_000336: MIETSPSKAYLKSPHSPNQTTVDMDVQKLFHMSPGLGDNSYAKNSSYQKKGSDMVKHITIEALEQVYVALTPKSIGIADLGCSSGPNTLSIIRDIIEAIGQVSCKMMSPKPEVRVYLNDLPTNDFNSVFRSLPDLYKDLNSKKERDGGFPWVSIAGYPGSFYGRLFPNNTLHFVYSSFSLHWLSKVPPGLYDEEGKTVNKGSIYISESSPAIVSEAYLKQFKEDFSLFLESRSQELTCGGCMMLILLGRIGPDHVDRGNSFLWELLSRSFSILVSQGQVEKEKVDSYDVHFYAPSRDEIEAEIKRDASFELVKFELLETGKGYDDQFRGNYGKEVAMAVRAVQESMISHHFGEAILDSLFDIYATMVDQEMLIQEINPISFAILLRKL, encoded by the exons ATGATTGAAACTTCTCCTTCAAAAGCATACCTAAAATCTCCTCATTCTCCAAACCAAACCACCGTGGATATGGATGTTCAAAAACTCTTTCACATGTCTCCAGGCTTAGGAGATAACAGCTATGCCAAGAACTCTTCATACCAG aaaaagggatcgGATATGGTTAAACACATAACCATAGAAGCTCTAGAACAAGTTTATGTTGCTTTAACTCCAAAGAGTATTGGCATAGCTGATTTAGGCTGCTCTTCTGGACCTAACACATTATCAATCATTAGAGACATTATTGAAGCAATTGGACAAGTAAGTTGTAAAATGATGAGCCCAAAACCAGAGGTGAGAGTATATCTTAATGATCTTCCAACCAACGATTTCAATTCAGTGTTTAGATCGTTGCCAGATCTTTATAAAGACCTTAACTCTAAGAAAGAAAGAGATGGTGGATTTCCTTGGGTTTCCATAGCAGGGTATCCTGGTTCTTTTTATGGAAGACTTTTCCCCAACAACACCTTGCACTTTGTTTATTCTTCTTTCAGTTTGCACTGGCTTTCCAAG GTACCTCCTGGTTTGTATGATGAGGAAGGCAAGACAGTGAATAAAGGAAGCATATATATTAGTGAATCTAGTCCAGCAATTGTATCTGAAGCATATTTGAAGCAATTCAAAGAGGACTTCTCCTTGTTCCTTGAATCAAGGTCCCAAGAATTAACTTGTGGAGGTTGTATGATGTTGATTCTATTAGGAAGAATAGGTCCAGATCATGTTGATAGAGGCAATTCCTTCTTATGGGAACTTCTTTCAAGATCTTTTTCCATTTTGGTTTCTCAG GGACAAGTTGAGAAGGAAAAGGTTGATTCGTATGATGTGCATTTCTATGCACCATCTAGAGATGAAATTGAAGCTGAAATAAAAAGAGATGCTTCTTTTGAATTGGTTAAGTTTGAATTACTTGAAACTGGGAAAGGTTATGATGATCAATTTCGAGGAAACTATGGAAAAGAAGTTGCTATGGCAGTTAGGGCTGTTCAAGAATCTATGATTTCCCACCATTTTGGAGAAGCTATTTTGGATTCTTtgtttgatatatatgcaacaaTGGTGGATCAGGAAATGCTTATACAAgaaattaacccaatttcttttgcCATTCTTCTTAGAAAATTATGA